In bacterium, the genomic window GGCTTTTCGCCGAATTCGAAGCTTCGCCATCGTGATTTCTACCGATAAGTTTAGGCGTAGCCATCAACACATTACCACATGCTTAGCATGTGGATTTCTAATTCGTATTAATATTCTTTAAAAACAAGGGAACATAGCATTATTTTTAAAGTATGCTCAAGAAAGTTCATGTTTTCTCGGCGACAATACTCATTCCGGCAGAATTACCGAATAATTTCTGAATAAGAACAATTGGTAAAAAAGCTACCATAATTAACGAATACAGTGGCATACGACCGTTAGTTTTTGATATATGGACCGTATCGGTTAGTAAATTCTGTATACTTAATGCCCAACCAAACATATGATTGGTTGAAGATACCTTGACATTTATAAAACCCAAGTCCTTAAGAAATTCAGTCATGTTCCCGGGTGAAAAGAGATATGTATGACGCGGGAAATGGAATCCTCCCCAGTATTTACCAAACAACCTGAAATCCATGCTGTCGGTATTAGGAGTTTCAATATACAGTTTGCCATATGGCTTTAACAGATTCCATGCTTTTGTAAGAAGCAGTTTCGGTTGAACCACATGCTCTACAAGATGGTTTAAAATAATTAAATCGTAAGATTTTAGCGGTAAGTTCACATCTTCAAACCTGCTATGAATAATATTTCTTCCAAGTTCTTTACCCATTTTTACTGCTGTCTCATTAATTTCCACACCGGTAAAACCCCAACCGTTTTCAAGACGACTCATATAGTCCATGAAATGTCCGCTGGCACATCCAACATCGATGATGGATGCATGTTCAGGGATGAAAGATCTGAAATATTTTCGGATCATTTTATAGTTCTTTTCAAGAAGATATTTGTAGAATACTGAGCTTTCACCATGGATGTTCATATATTCCGGGGGATAATACCAAATGAGCTCGTCTTGAGAAGGCATGGGATCAAG contains:
- a CDS encoding class I SAM-dependent methyltransferase, translated to MADAQCMICDNTDFVVLHNDVSDYEYELSHSHFAVIQCTRCKLIQLDPMPSQDELIWYYPPEYMNIHGESSVFYKYLLEKNYKMIRKYFRSFIPEHASIIDVGCASGHFMDYMSRLENGWGFTGVEINETAVKMGKELGRNIIHSRFEDVNLPLKSYDLIILNHLVEHVVQPKLLLTKAWNLLKPYGKLYIETPNTDSMDFRLFGKYWGGFHFPRHTYLFSPGNMTEFLKDLGFINVKVSSTNHMFGWALSIQNLLTDTVHISKTNGRMPLYSLIMVAFLPIVLIQKLFGNSAGMSIVAEKT